The Roseimicrobium gellanilyticum genome contains a region encoding:
- a CDS encoding ABC1 kinase family protein, protein MANDPQGKKMSLMPATTLSLRPSHLKRYHTLVRLLAKYGLSDLVKNAPLIDDPLPQHTTPLVPAKATELARDLETMGPAFIKLGQLLSTRADFIAPVYADALSRLQNQVEPFPYEQVEAIVSVELGVRLSKAFADFDPTPIAAASLGQVHRATLRSGQLVAVKVQRPGVRESIAEDLEVFAEVAGFLDAHTELGRRYEFSKIIEQLRISLIHELDYRQEAENLKLMRKQLEEFSMIVIPAPIEHYTSGRVLTMEHISGQKVTSLSGLAQMELDGPALAEEVFRAYLHQILNVGLFHADPHPGNVFVTTDHKIALLDLGMVARIGPQMQDHLIKLLLAISEGQSERAAEVAERMGTPKDSFKPSAFRERIGALVSEQYSSNLNRILVGRVVVQVAQISAETGLSVPGELTMLGKTLLNLDRVGLALWPEFSPNESIRRNVADIMHRKTLQSLSPANLLGTAMEAKELLERLPARINAILTHLAENRLRVDLRAVDEGEFISGLQKIANRITQGLIFAGLTVSAALMMRVDTGFKIFGYSGLAFLFFIIAAIGAMWVAIEIMLHDRRPKK, encoded by the coding sequence ATGGCAAACGATCCACAAGGGAAGAAAATGTCCTTGATGCCTGCCACCACACTCTCTCTGCGGCCGTCCCACCTGAAGAGATACCATACGCTGGTCCGGTTGCTGGCCAAGTATGGCCTGAGCGATCTGGTAAAGAATGCGCCGCTGATTGACGATCCGCTGCCCCAGCACACGACTCCACTGGTACCTGCGAAGGCTACTGAGCTGGCCCGCGACCTGGAGACCATGGGGCCTGCATTCATCAAATTGGGCCAGCTCCTTTCCACGCGCGCGGACTTCATTGCCCCGGTCTATGCCGACGCACTCAGCCGCCTGCAGAATCAGGTGGAGCCATTTCCCTATGAGCAGGTCGAGGCCATTGTCAGCGTGGAGCTGGGAGTGCGTTTGTCGAAGGCGTTTGCGGATTTCGACCCGACGCCCATTGCTGCCGCATCTCTGGGGCAGGTGCATCGTGCTACTCTGAGAAGCGGGCAGTTGGTGGCCGTGAAGGTCCAGCGTCCCGGGGTGAGGGAGTCTATTGCCGAGGACCTTGAGGTCTTTGCTGAAGTGGCAGGTTTCCTGGATGCACACACAGAACTTGGACGTCGTTATGAGTTCAGCAAGATCATTGAGCAACTCCGCATCTCCTTGATTCATGAGCTCGACTACCGCCAGGAAGCGGAGAACTTGAAGCTGATGCGCAAGCAGCTTGAGGAATTTTCGATGATCGTGATCCCGGCACCGATTGAGCACTATACGTCCGGTCGGGTGCTCACCATGGAACACATCAGCGGGCAGAAGGTGACTTCACTGAGTGGACTGGCGCAGATGGAACTGGATGGCCCTGCCCTGGCCGAGGAAGTCTTCCGTGCGTATTTGCACCAGATTCTGAATGTGGGCCTGTTCCATGCCGATCCCCATCCCGGAAATGTGTTTGTCACCACGGATCACAAGATTGCTCTGTTGGATCTTGGGATGGTGGCGCGCATTGGCCCGCAGATGCAGGATCATTTGATCAAGCTCCTGCTGGCCATCAGCGAGGGGCAGTCAGAACGCGCGGCGGAGGTTGCTGAGCGCATGGGAACTCCAAAGGATTCATTCAAGCCATCCGCGTTTCGTGAGCGGATCGGTGCCCTGGTGAGTGAGCAATACAGCTCAAACCTCAACCGTATCCTCGTGGGAAGAGTGGTGGTGCAGGTGGCTCAAATCTCTGCGGAGACGGGATTGAGCGTGCCCGGTGAGCTGACCATGCTGGGCAAGACACTGCTGAACCTCGACCGCGTGGGCTTGGCGCTGTGGCCGGAGTTCAGTCCCAATGAATCCATCCGTCGTAACGTAGCGGACATCATGCACCGCAAAACATTGCAGAGTCTCTCGCCCGCGAATCTCCTCGGCACCGCGATGGAAGCGAAAGAACTGCTGGAACGGCTGCCCGCGCGGATAAATGCAATTCTTACGCATCTTGCTGAGAACCGTCTACGAGTGGATCTGAGAGCGGTGGACGAGGGGGAGTTTATTTCCGGTCTCCAAAAAATCGCCAACCGTATCACCCAGGGACTTATCTTCGCTGGCCTGACCGTGAGTGCAGCGTTGATGATGAGAGTGGATACCGGCTTCAAGATCTTTGGCTACTCTGGTCTGGCATTCTTGTTCTTCATCATCGCGGCCATTGGCGCCATGTGGGTAGCCATCGAGATTATGCTGCACGATCGAAGACCCAAGAAGTAG
- a CDS encoding response regulator has product MTASSPSTAAAPTPSRPPVTGRACRIGVADDHSIMRAVYRTLLEDEPKFELAWSAATLDEARKQMEKDRPDLLIVDINMPDGDGLDFVRETLPKAPSLRVLVISAHEEREYPEMARDCGAHGFLCKNSTPTDVLAALDLLRRGEYSFGNSCS; this is encoded by the coding sequence ATGACTGCTTCTTCGCCATCGACTGCCGCTGCGCCGACACCTTCCCGCCCGCCTGTAACCGGCCGTGCGTGCCGCATTGGCGTGGCGGATGACCACTCCATCATGCGCGCAGTCTATCGCACCTTGCTGGAGGATGAACCGAAATTCGAACTCGCCTGGAGTGCTGCCACTCTGGATGAAGCGCGCAAACAGATGGAGAAAGACAGGCCGGATCTGCTGATTGTGGATATCAACATGCCGGATGGCGACGGCCTCGACTTCGTCCGTGAAACGTTGCCCAAAGCGCCATCCCTGCGTGTGCTGGTGATATCCGCACATGAAGAGCGCGAGTACCCTGAAATGGCGCGGGACTGCGGCGCACATGGATTCCTGTGCAAGAACAGCACCCCCACCGATGTGCTGGCAGCGCTGGATTTGCTGCGAAGAGGTGAGTATTCATTTGGGAACTCCTGCTCCTAG
- a CDS encoding response regulator — protein MSHSIIPPTPALVLVVDDQPRNLQMLKASLMREGFRVVVAGSGEEALEMLERQQPDLMLLDVMMPGMDGFDVCAKVKSNPATRDIPVIFLTGETQLQSIKKGFEVGGVDYVTKPFNRQEMVARVNTHVELRRAQIRHTATLMEQTRLINIIAQHWLKPLQRLVFLTSQTRNICRSGTNGGEANAGAFAMEAEATAVQMLSSLEDFLHESPGMMTNGRSQPGSITTDDLKAIIENWYVTAIRRQLDFQVMTPPIPVSIAASAFTATQILDPILANAVKAAREQGRISARVRHVGGEVVVEVEDDGPGFSREYLKRPFQANVRATGGSRERQHLGIGLALAKRAADRISAQLELDNLGTGGALVRVTFSTASPRSKQND, from the coding sequence ATGTCCCACTCCATCATTCCTCCCACACCGGCGCTTGTGCTGGTGGTGGATGACCAGCCAAGGAATCTGCAGATGCTGAAGGCCTCCTTGATGAGGGAGGGGTTCCGGGTGGTCGTGGCGGGATCGGGGGAGGAGGCGCTCGAGATGCTGGAGCGTCAACAGCCGGATCTGATGCTGCTGGATGTGATGATGCCGGGCATGGATGGCTTCGACGTGTGTGCGAAGGTGAAGTCCAATCCTGCGACACGGGATATCCCCGTCATTTTCCTCACGGGTGAGACCCAGCTCCAGTCGATAAAAAAAGGTTTCGAGGTCGGAGGTGTGGACTATGTGACCAAGCCCTTCAACCGACAGGAGATGGTGGCCCGTGTGAACACCCACGTAGAGCTTCGCAGGGCGCAGATACGCCACACGGCCACGCTGATGGAGCAGACGCGGCTCATCAACATCATCGCCCAGCACTGGCTCAAGCCCCTGCAGCGCCTCGTATTCCTCACGTCCCAGACGCGAAACATCTGCCGCTCCGGCACGAATGGAGGTGAGGCCAATGCAGGCGCTTTTGCCATGGAGGCGGAAGCCACAGCGGTGCAGATGCTCTCTTCGCTGGAGGACTTCCTTCACGAATCTCCCGGCATGATGACGAATGGCCGGAGCCAACCGGGCAGTATCACCACAGATGATCTCAAGGCCATCATTGAGAACTGGTATGTCACTGCCATCCGCCGGCAGCTCGACTTCCAGGTGATGACACCTCCCATACCTGTATCCATCGCTGCCAGCGCATTCACGGCCACGCAGATTCTCGATCCCATTCTCGCCAATGCCGTGAAGGCGGCGAGGGAGCAGGGACGGATCTCCGCACGCGTGCGCCACGTGGGTGGAGAGGTCGTGGTGGAGGTGGAGGATGACGGCCCCGGCTTCTCACGGGAGTACCTCAAGCGTCCATTTCAGGCGAATGTGCGAGCCACCGGAGGTTCGCGGGAGCGGCAGCATCTGGGCATCGGTTTGGCGCTTGCCAAGCGGGCTGCGGATCGCATTTCCGCCCAGCTTGAACTGGACAACCTCGGCACAGGCGGGGCATTGGTCCGGGTGACTTTCTCCACCGCAAGCCCGCGTTCCAAACAAAATGACTGA
- a CDS encoding HAMP domain-containing histidine kinase: MTDAPSTTDQGEAVPLAAVMAFLKHHLHDVRNDLNALNLEAMLLDVYVPGGEGAESVQRIQEMLHHSAARLSSLSRKISEISPGQETLAAQFILTSWRDEWNSSGASPAILWEASQVQANVKADPVHLAEVFREWLSNAKQYASTSASISLAENGEGEVIFRLSEPKSEPVDTSGWGERPFAKPRRGCYGLGLWRVHNLVRANQGSWSQRYSPEEKTLVSELRMPVAKV, translated from the coding sequence ATGACTGACGCTCCCTCCACCACGGACCAAGGCGAGGCTGTGCCGCTGGCCGCCGTCATGGCCTTCCTGAAGCATCACCTGCACGATGTGCGGAACGATCTCAATGCACTGAATCTGGAGGCCATGCTGCTGGATGTGTATGTGCCCGGTGGCGAAGGTGCCGAGTCTGTGCAGCGCATTCAGGAGATGCTCCACCATAGCGCTGCGCGACTGAGCTCGCTTTCCCGGAAGATCTCGGAGATTTCCCCGGGCCAGGAAACACTCGCTGCGCAATTCATCCTCACGAGCTGGCGCGATGAGTGGAACTCCTCGGGCGCCTCGCCGGCGATCCTGTGGGAGGCCTCGCAGGTGCAGGCGAATGTGAAGGCGGACCCGGTGCATCTCGCGGAAGTTTTTCGCGAATGGCTTTCCAATGCGAAGCAATACGCCAGCACCAGTGCCTCGATATCGCTTGCCGAGAATGGCGAAGGTGAGGTCATCTTCCGTCTTAGCGAACCGAAGAGCGAGCCGGTGGATACGTCAGGATGGGGAGAGCGTCCCTTTGCCAAGCCAAGGCGTGGTTGCTACGGGCTTGGCCTCTGGCGCGTGCACAACCTCGTCCGCGCGAATCAAGGGTCGTGGAGCCAGCGCTACTCACCGGAAGAAAAAACTCTCGTCAGCGAGCTGCGCATGCCCGTGGCAAAGGTCTGA
- the glgX gene encoding glycogen debranching protein GlgX gives MSDPIIVRPGKPVPLGPTLEPDGVNFALFSANATKVELCLFADDDTETRLTLPECTNQVWHGFVPGIRPGQKYGYRVHGPYSPEHGQRFNSNKVLMDPYGRAMGRTLMKWSPELFGYTTGHEAMDLSFDERDSAPYAPLSAVIDTGFDWGNDRPPQTPWHRTTIYELHVKGFTQQFPTIPEHLRGTYAGLASDEAMNYIKSLGVTAIELLPVHHHLDDSYLIDKGLTNYWGYNTLSYFAFEPAYASVKDPHQAMHEFKGMVKRLHAEGIEVILDVVYNHTAEGNQCGPTLCYRGIDNASYYRLSQEHPRYYEDFTGCGNTLSMQHQAGLRLLMDSLRYWVTEMHVDGFRFDLASALARELHGWNKLSSFFDAIGQDPVLSTVKLIAEPWDVSMGGYQVGNFPTGWAEWNGRYRDEVRQFWKGMGHAGELAARLSGSADLYNHSGRNPHASVNFITSHDGFCVRDLVSYDNKHNEANGEDNRDGDNNNASWNCGIEGETDDPEINRLRRRQVRNFLATLLLSQGAPMLTAGDERWRTQKGNNNAYCQDNEISWLPWHEDKDAAELQKFVTTLIALRNEQPVLRRKNFLTGQPPSEGLPKDVIWWNVEGREMTDQDWSAGFVRCFGMLLPGNSLNELNEEGQPRVSDSVFVLMNAHHEDLNCVMPPTFGARFWTPRATTSDISGKTRVSESHKFKVQARSLAIFVAKPKPVEKNTPASAPAPAEAPASTNVPAESVAAVVAV, from the coding sequence ATGAGCGACCCTATCATCGTCCGTCCCGGAAAACCAGTCCCCCTCGGTCCCACTCTTGAACCAGACGGCGTGAATTTCGCGCTCTTCTCCGCCAATGCGACAAAGGTCGAACTTTGTCTCTTCGCTGACGACGACACAGAAACGCGGCTGACGCTGCCAGAGTGCACCAATCAAGTGTGGCACGGATTCGTGCCCGGAATCAGACCCGGACAGAAGTATGGCTACCGTGTGCATGGCCCGTATTCCCCGGAACACGGCCAGCGCTTCAACTCAAACAAGGTGCTGATGGATCCCTACGGTCGCGCCATGGGCAGGACGCTCATGAAATGGAGCCCGGAACTGTTTGGTTACACCACCGGTCATGAAGCGATGGACCTCAGCTTTGACGAGCGCGACTCCGCACCGTACGCCCCGTTGAGCGCCGTGATTGATACAGGATTCGACTGGGGCAACGATCGCCCGCCGCAAACGCCATGGCACCGCACGACCATCTATGAGCTCCACGTGAAGGGCTTCACCCAGCAGTTTCCCACCATCCCGGAGCACCTGCGCGGCACCTATGCCGGCCTCGCCTCAGACGAAGCGATGAACTACATCAAATCGCTGGGCGTCACTGCCATTGAGCTTCTTCCCGTCCACCATCACCTGGATGACTCCTATCTCATCGACAAGGGGCTTACCAACTACTGGGGATACAACACCCTCTCCTACTTTGCCTTTGAGCCCGCCTACGCTTCGGTCAAGGATCCTCACCAAGCGATGCATGAATTCAAAGGCATGGTGAAGCGGCTCCATGCAGAGGGCATCGAAGTGATCCTGGATGTGGTCTACAACCACACCGCTGAGGGAAACCAATGCGGACCCACGCTGTGTTACCGGGGCATCGATAACGCATCGTACTACCGCCTCTCACAGGAGCATCCACGCTACTACGAGGATTTCACTGGATGTGGCAACACGCTGAGCATGCAGCACCAGGCAGGACTCCGGCTGCTCATGGACAGCCTGCGCTATTGGGTCACCGAGATGCATGTCGATGGCTTTCGCTTCGACCTCGCCAGTGCCCTCGCGAGGGAACTTCACGGGTGGAACAAGCTCAGCTCCTTCTTCGATGCCATCGGCCAGGATCCCGTGCTCTCCACGGTGAAGCTGATTGCCGAACCGTGGGACGTGAGCATGGGGGGTTATCAAGTGGGCAACTTCCCCACCGGCTGGGCTGAGTGGAATGGGCGCTATCGCGACGAAGTGCGTCAATTCTGGAAGGGCATGGGCCACGCAGGAGAGCTGGCGGCGCGCCTGTCTGGCAGCGCAGACCTGTATAACCACAGCGGACGCAATCCGCATGCCAGCGTCAATTTCATCACCTCACACGATGGATTCTGCGTGCGGGATCTCGTGAGCTACGACAACAAACACAACGAGGCCAACGGCGAGGACAACCGCGATGGTGACAACAACAACGCGAGCTGGAACTGCGGTATCGAAGGAGAAACTGACGATCCCGAAATCAATCGTCTCCGCCGCCGCCAGGTTCGCAACTTCCTGGCCACTCTACTGCTCTCACAGGGCGCACCCATGCTCACTGCTGGCGACGAACGCTGGCGTACTCAAAAGGGAAACAACAACGCCTACTGCCAGGACAATGAGATTTCCTGGCTGCCCTGGCACGAAGACAAGGATGCAGCGGAGCTCCAAAAGTTCGTCACCACGCTCATTGCCCTCCGCAACGAGCAACCCGTCCTCCGCAGGAAGAACTTCCTCACCGGCCAGCCACCCTCTGAAGGACTGCCCAAGGATGTGATCTGGTGGAACGTGGAAGGGCGCGAGATGACCGACCAGGACTGGAGCGCAGGCTTTGTGCGGTGCTTCGGCATGCTGCTGCCGGGGAACAGCCTCAACGAGCTCAACGAAGAAGGCCAGCCACGGGTCAGTGATTCAGTCTTTGTCCTCATGAACGCCCACCACGAAGACCTCAATTGCGTGATGCCTCCCACCTTTGGGGCACGGTTCTGGACTCCCCGCGCCACTACCTCTGACATCTCCGGAAAGACCCGCGTGAGCGAGTCTCATAAGTTCAAGGTTCAGGCGCGCTCACTCGCCATCTTCGTAGCAAAGCCGAAGCCGGTGGAGAAGAATACTCCCGCATCTGCGCCAGCGCCGGCAGAAGCACCCGCGAGCACCAATGTCCCGGCGGAGTCCGTCGCGGCGGTGGTCGCCGTCTAG
- a CDS encoding RNA polymerase sigma factor codes for MKKNPIPAPVEGPSDADLMVEVAQNRSARALEILYRRHRQVLRSVIMRVLDNEADGEEVLQDVFVQLWQQASSFSSEKGQLLGWLIIVARRRALDRVRRKLAYQAATTRFEKAAPADLPEHRPNVVDREIRQHELNELIEELPPNQGIAVKLTFVDGLSQREIASHLSVPLGTIKTRIELGVKKLSRMMELAEAA; via the coding sequence ATGAAAAAGAACCCCATTCCCGCCCCTGTCGAAGGACCTTCCGATGCCGACCTCATGGTTGAAGTCGCGCAGAACCGGTCCGCCAGAGCGCTTGAAATCCTCTACCGCCGCCACCGCCAGGTGCTGCGCAGCGTGATTATGCGCGTGCTCGACAACGAAGCCGATGGTGAAGAAGTTCTCCAGGATGTCTTCGTGCAACTGTGGCAGCAGGCCTCCTCCTTCTCCTCCGAGAAGGGGCAGCTCCTTGGCTGGCTCATCATCGTGGCTCGCCGCCGCGCGCTTGACCGTGTGCGTCGCAAGCTCGCCTACCAGGCCGCCACCACCCGCTTCGAGAAGGCTGCCCCCGCCGACCTTCCCGAGCATCGCCCGAATGTGGTGGATCGCGAGATCCGCCAGCACGAACTGAACGAACTGATTGAAGAGCTGCCACCCAACCAAGGCATTGCTGTAAAGCTGACCTTCGTGGACGGACTCAGCCAGCGTGAAATCGCCTCCCACCTCTCGGTGCCGCTTGGTACCATCAAGACGCGCATCGAGCTTGGCGTGAAGAAGCTGAGCCGCATGATGGAACTGGCTGAAGCCGCCTGA
- a CDS encoding endonuclease/exonuclease/phosphatase family protein, translating into MSDVKHHPPSTVPIRVMTYNVHACVGTDGRLDVERIATVIRMYSPDIVALQELDVARRRSGGSHQANLIAEHLGMQGHFHPAWHPLPEEQYGDAILTPWPFQLIKGGKLPTAASPLAFEPRGALWITVKKGNAVVQVMNTHLGLSNRERRNQVDALLSEEWLSHPDCRKPAIFCGDLNDIPVSRIYRRLSARLTDVQRVGSFFRARPTFPSRLPLLRLDYIFVSPDVSVESVEIGRVPPARVASDHLPLIADLQVPVLQLGAQDASQQSHDLFPKGTGAPLLEGDSS; encoded by the coding sequence ATGAGTGACGTCAAACATCACCCACCCAGCACGGTCCCGATTCGCGTGATGACCTACAATGTCCACGCTTGCGTGGGCACGGATGGCCGGCTCGACGTGGAGCGCATCGCCACCGTCATCCGCATGTACAGCCCGGACATTGTGGCACTCCAGGAGCTGGATGTTGCACGACGTCGCAGTGGCGGCAGCCATCAGGCGAACCTCATCGCTGAGCATCTCGGCATGCAGGGTCATTTTCACCCCGCGTGGCATCCCCTGCCTGAGGAGCAATACGGGGACGCCATTCTTACCCCGTGGCCATTCCAATTAATCAAAGGTGGCAAGCTTCCCACCGCCGCCTCCCCCCTTGCCTTCGAGCCTCGTGGCGCCTTGTGGATCACCGTGAAGAAGGGAAACGCCGTGGTCCAGGTGATGAACACGCATCTCGGACTGAGTAATAGGGAGCGGCGCAATCAGGTGGATGCGCTTCTCAGCGAGGAGTGGCTGTCACATCCTGACTGCAGAAAACCTGCGATCTTTTGCGGGGACCTCAATGACATCCCGGTCTCACGCATCTATCGCAGGCTCTCGGCGAGGCTCACGGATGTACAGCGCGTGGGCAGTTTCTTCCGGGCCCGTCCCACCTTCCCTTCCCGGCTACCGCTGCTGAGACTGGACTACATCTTCGTGTCCCCGGACGTATCCGTGGAGTCCGTGGAGATTGGCCGTGTGCCTCCTGCACGCGTGGCTTCGGATCATCTTCCACTGATCGCTGACCTGCAGGTTCCCGTGTTACAATTGGGAGCGCAAGACGCATCCCAGCAGTCCCACGACCTTTTCCCCAAGGGGACGGGAGCGCCACTCCTGGAGGGCGACTCTTCGTGA
- a CDS encoding 2-hydroxyacid dehydrogenase, with product MKTVVFSSKSYDEEFLNAANGGAAHKLRFLPARLDETTASLAKGYDAVCVFVNDLVNGTVVDTLADLGVKAIALRCAGYNNVDIARARERGIAVVRVPAYSPHAVAEFAATLLFSLNRRIHKAYNRVREGNFELAGLMGFDLVGKTVTVVGTGKIGSIFARIMHCIGCRILAVDAYRNPELEALGVTYVTFHEALPQSDVISLHCPLTAETRHLVNAESLSLMKHGLLLINTGRGALIDTAAVIAALKSGILGGLALDVYEEEDKLFFSDHSHEIIPDDVFMRLTTFPNVLLTGHQAFFTKEALEQIATVTLQNLSDLESEGRSANQL from the coding sequence ATGAAGACGGTCGTGTTCAGCAGCAAAAGCTATGATGAGGAATTCCTGAATGCCGCCAACGGCGGGGCAGCACACAAGTTGCGATTCCTCCCGGCGCGGCTCGATGAAACCACCGCCAGCCTGGCGAAGGGCTACGATGCGGTCTGCGTTTTTGTCAATGACCTCGTGAACGGCACGGTCGTGGACACGCTTGCGGACCTGGGAGTGAAGGCAATTGCACTGCGCTGTGCCGGTTACAACAACGTGGATATCGCACGGGCGCGCGAGCGCGGCATCGCCGTCGTTCGTGTGCCGGCCTACTCACCTCACGCCGTGGCAGAGTTCGCCGCAACGCTGCTCTTCTCACTGAACCGCCGCATTCACAAAGCGTACAACCGCGTACGCGAGGGTAACTTTGAACTCGCTGGATTGATGGGCTTCGACCTGGTGGGTAAAACGGTAACCGTGGTCGGCACAGGAAAGATTGGCAGCATCTTTGCCCGCATCATGCACTGCATCGGCTGCCGGATTCTCGCGGTGGATGCCTATCGCAATCCAGAGCTGGAGGCGCTCGGCGTCACCTACGTGACCTTTCATGAGGCGTTGCCGCAGAGTGATGTGATCAGCCTTCACTGCCCGCTCACAGCTGAGACGCGCCACCTAGTCAACGCAGAAAGCCTCTCGCTCATGAAGCATGGACTCCTGCTGATCAATACGGGACGAGGTGCGCTTATCGATACCGCTGCCGTGATCGCAGCACTGAAGAGTGGCATTCTAGGCGGCCTTGCACTGGACGTCTACGAGGAGGAGGACAAGCTCTTCTTCAGCGATCATTCACACGAGATCATCCCGGATGATGTCTTCATGCGACTCACCACGTTCCCCAACGTGCTTCTCACCGGTCACCAGGCGTTTTTCACCAAGGAAGCATTGGAACAGATCGCGACGGTGACATTGCAGAATCTCAGTGATCTGGAGTCGGAGGGACGCTCTGCGAACCAGCTGTAG
- a CDS encoding DUF6799 domain-containing protein, with product MKTIPVLVLSAITCLGLPQLSQGQALPFQQSPPPGTPMPATPPPPVDATATTTATATVATPVPNGFVMRDGNVYVVKNGELTRVTQEQVLRIAPNGMVTGFDGQTWLIPAGQMMTADGRMVPVDPSLFSTTDRARAAANISGENRSGLAPSGSSSQTSGSSSATQSSGSDAFTQVPDTRGKRSTPSMRGSGTNSGFVDPLGSTVIIDGQTQTTTPAQNNQTTATQQQNATNQQSTTGTTTTGTTNTATPNQRAASGTNIDPNATGASSTATPNQLNSAGTNTGPNARTTTPRPVTPNQQNSSGTTATPNQSTTGTGTSASSTSTSGNTTNPNAVRTGSGATGARATTGTGTSTSGTSSTGTSSTGARSTTSGGSSSSGGSTSGSSGGSGTSGSSGGASSGGGGAVR from the coding sequence ATGAAAACGATTCCAGTGCTCGTCCTTTCAGCAATCACCTGCCTGGGTCTGCCACAGCTCAGCCAAGGCCAGGCTCTTCCCTTCCAGCAAAGTCCCCCACCCGGTACCCCGATGCCGGCAACACCACCACCTCCGGTCGATGCAACTGCCACCACGACCGCCACCGCAACCGTGGCCACTCCTGTCCCCAACGGTTTTGTCATGAGAGATGGCAATGTGTATGTCGTCAAGAATGGCGAACTCACGCGCGTGACACAGGAGCAGGTCCTTCGCATCGCACCCAACGGGATGGTCACTGGCTTCGATGGCCAGACGTGGTTGATACCCGCAGGCCAGATGATGACCGCAGATGGACGCATGGTCCCCGTCGATCCATCGTTGTTCAGTACCACAGATCGCGCCCGCGCCGCAGCGAACATCTCCGGCGAAAACCGCTCGGGTCTCGCTCCGAGCGGCTCATCCTCGCAGACCAGTGGCAGCAGTAGCGCTACACAATCCAGCGGAAGCGATGCCTTTACCCAAGTTCCGGATACGCGAGGTAAAAGGTCCACTCCCTCCATGAGGGGAAGCGGTACCAACAGTGGCTTCGTAGATCCCCTGGGCTCGACGGTGATTATTGATGGCCAGACTCAGACCACCACCCCTGCCCAAAACAATCAGACCACGGCCACCCAACAGCAGAATGCCACCAATCAGCAGTCCACGACTGGCACTACAACGACGGGAACCACGAACACGGCCACACCCAATCAGCGTGCCGCGAGTGGTACCAACATTGACCCCAATGCGACCGGAGCATCCAGCACCGCCACGCCCAATCAGCTCAACAGTGCTGGCACGAACACAGGCCCCAATGCACGAACCACCACCCCGCGTCCCGTGACGCCAAATCAACAGAATAGCAGCGGCACCACAGCCACGCCGAATCAAAGCACTACCGGCACGGGCACCAGTGCCTCCTCTACCTCGACCTCAGGCAATACAACGAATCCCAATGCTGTGAGAACCGGCTCGGGCGCTACAGGCGCACGCGCCACCACGGGCACGGGTACTTCCACCAGTGGCACCAGTTCCACGGGTACCTCCTCGACGGGAGCGCGTAGCACCACAAGTGGCGGCTCCTCTTCATCCGGCGGCAGTACCAGTGGAAGTTCCGGTGGATCTGGCACCTCTGGCAGCAGTGGCGGGGCCAGCTCAGGCGGAGGCGGCGCCGTGCGTTAA
- a CDS encoding CBS domain-containing protein, giving the protein MKLSEFLSRNLKLLSPEDSVQTAGSQMRKHGASNMPVASERKLVGMLDQPNPDLQATRYGHDPKKVTVGETMSENAVCCLEDQDLASALRVMNDHHLDFLPIVDKQHCVLGVVHRDELVELAATQGDSGF; this is encoded by the coding sequence ATGAAACTCTCTGAATTCCTGAGCCGAAATCTCAAACTGCTGAGTCCAGAAGACTCAGTGCAGACCGCGGGCAGCCAGATGCGCAAGCACGGTGCGTCCAATATGCCGGTGGCGTCCGAGCGTAAGCTGGTGGGCATGCTGGATCAGCCCAACCCCGATCTACAGGCCACCCGGTATGGACATGACCCGAAGAAGGTCACCGTCGGAGAAACCATGAGTGAGAACGCGGTATGCTGCCTCGAGGATCAGGATCTTGCCTCCGCCCTCCGGGTAATGAATGACCACCACCTCGACTTTCTCCCAATCGTGGACAAGCAGCATTGTGTCTTGGGTGTGGTACACCGTGATGAATTGGTGGAGCTGGCGGCCACGCAGGGTGACAGCGGCTTTTAG